Below is a window of Candidatus Dependentiae bacterium DNA.
CATTGCCTAACGGTTCAGTTTCTGCGCCGTCCTTGAATTTTACTGGAAGCACTACAAGTGGTATTTCTCTCGTAGATGGATCATTATCGTTTGATACCACAGGAACTGAGCGCTTAAAAGTTGGGTCCTCAGTTATTGTGAACGTGCCGTTATTGCTCAAGAGCGTTTTAAATATTCAAGCCACGCAAACGGTTGTGCCAACGAACAATGGATCTATAACCGTTGCCGGTACTACCGGATTACTTCTCTTAAAACACACTGCAAACATTACAAATTTCACGATTCACTTTCCGCCAAATCCCGTTGACGGTCAACTATTTACTATTTTGCTTGGTACGAGCAATACTATTTCCCTGATTAATGCAGGCGGCACTGGTGGTGCATCCGTTATTAACGCAATTACGAGTCTCAATCCAGGAAGTGCACTCGCAGCGGCCACCAATGGAACTTCAGTAACTTATTTTTATTCAAGTGTGGCAAATAGTTGGTATCGCTTTTTGCGCGGATAAAAAGGGGAATTGATCGGTATGGAAATAAAAAAAGTTCACCTTTTTTTGTTGTTGGTAAATGGGCAATCCGCCTTTGCGACTTCCTTGGTGTACAATATGAAGATTCGCCGCGTTTTTAATGTGAGCGCCATTTTAGGAAGACAGCAAAAAACAAGAATATTAGCGACAGCTGTTCCTATTTTTTATAAGCGGGATCGTGAATTTCTAGATACAGCCCGCGCAATAAATTTCACTGAAAAACGATCGACGATTGGCTCATTATTTAATCTTCGCGCTACGTCACCCTTATCTGCGTGGTGGGGAGAAATAACAACGGGTGTTGAGCATGAGCATTTCAAAACGAGCGGAAGTCAAAATCTTTCGGCATCTCGAACCGGATTTGATGACATCGTTTTTTCGTCGGGGCATAATTGGTTTCCCAACAAAAAAACACAAGTAGTTTGTTACGCAATAGGTGGTATACCGACCGATTTTAAAGTTGATCCTGTTGATATTAACGATACGTTGGTAGGTACTCGTTTTTTTAGTGCAGGTTTTGGATCAGAGCTATCATATGATTTTATTGCAACGCTGCGGCAATCTTGCATTATTATTTTTCAAAACCGGTTCCTTCATTTCTTTGATAGATCATGGCCATTTCCTGTTGCTGGTAGTAAAGTTCAGCCAGGAAATGTGACCGATTTATTATTAAGTGTGCAATATCGGATAAAACGCACGCTTTTTGAAGGTGGTTTCAATAGTACAATTTTCACAAATCAAGCGGCGTTATTGCCAAATCAAAAGATCAATGCGCCCCTTTATGTTCGAAATAGCGGTTACATAACATTTACGCATTTAGTAAAACAGTGTCCGGGGCTTAAAATGCCGCTGCTTATTGGAGCAGGGTTTTCTGGAGCAAGGGCGACTCTTTTTAAAACCCGCATCATCTCCGGTTGGCTAACCATTAGTACAATTTTTTAATAATTTATTTTAAATATTTTTTATTTTTAAGTTTTTCAGGTAATAAACATTCTTTGGTATAAGCTTCATAATTATCACCATAGCCTAAATCTTTCATCAGTTTAGTTGGCGCATTACGAATGTTCATCGGAACTTGAAGATTCCCGAATTCTTTCACATCGTCTACCGCTTGAAAATAAGCATTATATGAGCTGCGGTTTTTGGGGGCTTTCGCTAAATAACTTACTCCGTGCGCAAGATTAATTGCGCATTCAGGATAGCCTATTGTTTCTACCGCTCTGAAAACATTGTTTGCCACGGTAAGCCCTTGCGGGTCTGCTAATCCGATATCTTCAGATGCAAAAACCACCATGCGGCGTGCGATGAATTTTGGATCTTCGCCCGCTTGTACCATGCGTGCTAAATAATAAAGTGCAGCATTTGGCTGGCTAGCCCGCATTGATTTAATAAAAGCAGAAATCGTATTATAATGTTCTTCCGCTTTTTTATCGTAGCGCAAAGTACTGTTTTGTAAGGTACTCTGTAGATTTGCGATAGAAATCTCAGCATAGAGCTTTGATGTATTTTCGAGCATCGATAATGCTTGCCGAGCATCGCCATTTGCCATGC
It encodes the following:
- a CDS encoding replication-associated recombination protein A — protein: MEPFASKIRPKNLIEFIGQDHLVAPGKPLRVAIEKKHLFSFILWGPPGVGKTTLARIYAQSINADYYELSAVSASKDDIRKIIEAKDDLFTAGKPRILFLDEIHRFNKAQQDFLLPYVESGKLTLIGATTENPSFEVISALLSRCKVFVLNELTQEDMFAIIDRTGFDVNSDAKEWLARMANGDARQALSMLENTSKLYAEISIANLQSTLQNSTLRYDKKAEEHYNTISAFIKSMRASQPNAALYYLARMVQAGEDPKFIARRMVVFASEDIGLADPQGLTVANNVFRAVETIGYPECAINLAHGVSYLAKAPKNRSSYNAYFQAVDDVKEFGNLQVPMNIRNAPTKLMKDLGYGDNYEAYTKECLLPEKLKNKKYLK